One region of Maylandia zebra isolate NMK-2024a linkage group LG10, Mzebra_GT3a, whole genome shotgun sequence genomic DNA includes:
- the LOC101469325 gene encoding lipocalin, with the protein MASLHTLLGVVLCSLMVSSSEILPQVDFDLQAMAGKWYRTGICSNGQWFVSRKANMKTCTAIITPTEDGGLELSFFSLINDTCQKMENLANKTEVPGKFTYKSRHWGYVSDMLMVDVKYDEYALTYSFNTRGNETFVINRLFGRSLDLSDEVDEKFRQFCLQTGILPEYTVLLPKSEECPLA; encoded by the exons ATGGCTTCACTTCACACCCTTCTGGGAGTGGTACTGTGCTCCCTCATGGTTTCTTCCTCTGAAATCCTACCTCAGGTAGACTTTGATTTACAGGCG ATGGCAGGTAAGTGGTACCGGACTGGAATTTGCTCTAATGGCCAGTGGTTTGTCAGTCGCAAAGCCAATATGAAGACCTGCACGGCCATCATTACGCCAACTGAAGATGGAGGTCTTGAGTTGTCGTTCTTCAGTCTTAT TAATGATACATGTCAGAAAATGGAGAATTTAGCCAACAAGACCGAGGTGCCTGGAAAATTCACATACAAGAGTCGGC ACTGGGGGTATGTGAGTGACATGCTTATGGTTGATGTGAAGTATGATGAGTACGCCCTGACCTATTCCTTCAACACCAGAGGGAATGAAACCTTTGTCATTAACAGACTATTTG GACGTAGTTTGGACCTCAGCGATGAGGTGGATGAGAAGTTCAGGCAGTTCTGCTTGCAGACCGGCATCCTTCCTGAATATACTGTCCTTCTTCCTAAAAGCG AGGAGTGTCCACTTGCCTAA